Genomic DNA from Lutibacter sp. A80:
TAGCTCGATATTTTTAAGCTGATTAAATTTATTTTTAGCATCAGTTTTAATTGTAATTTCCGAAGTTTCAAAACCAGTTTTTTCTACCAGAATTTTATAATTTTCGTTACAGTCAACGTTGAAAAAGTAGTTTTCTTCAAACGATTGAGTCTCTATTAATTGTTGATTTTTAAATAGTTTAACACTTACATTTTTTAAGAGCTCTTTTGTTGTTTTGTTTGTAATTGTTCCAGAGATTTTTTGTTTACATTCAACTGGAGTTAATTCAATATTATTAATAAAATTAAAGGCTGTTTGTTTGTCGGTGTTAATTGTAATTTCCGAAGTTTCAAAACCATCTTTTTCTACCAGAATTTTATAATTTTCGTTACAATCAACGTTGAAAAAGTAGTTTTCTTCAAAAGATTGATTATCGATTAATTGTTGGTTTTTAAATAGTTTAATACTTACATTTTTTAAGAGCTCATTTGTTGTTTTGTTTGTAATTGTTCCAGAGATTTTTTGTTTACATTCAATTGGAGTTAATTCGATATTATTAATAAAATTAAAGGCTGTTTGTTTGTCGGTATTTATTATGATTTCCGAAGTTTCAAAACCATCTTTTTCTACCTGAATTTTATAATTTTCGTTACAATTAACTTTGAAGATGTAGTTTTCTTCAAAAGATTGAGTATCGATTAGTTGTTGGTTTTTAAATAGTTTAATACTTACATTTTTTAAGAGCTCTTTTGTTGTTTTATTAGCAATTGTTCCAGAGATTTTTTGTTTACATTCAACTGGAGTTAATTCTATATTATTAATAAAATTAAAGTCTGTTTGTTTGTCGGTGTTAATTGCAATTTCCGAAGTTTCAAAACCATCTTTTTCTACCTGAATTTTATAATTTTCGTTACAATTAACTTTGAAGATGTAGTTTTCTTCAAAAGATTGAGTCTCTATTAATTGTTGGTTTTTAAATAGTTTAATACTTACATTTTTTAAGAGCTCTTTTGTTGTTTTGTTAGTAATTGTTCCAGAGATTTTTTGTTTGCATTCAACTGGAGTTAATTCGATATTAGTTGTAAAAGTGAAATTTGTTTGTTTCTCTGTAGTGATTGTAATCTCGGCATCTAAAAACCCTTCTTTTTGAATAGAAATTTTATAGGTTGCTTCACATTCTAATTCAAAATTAAAATCAGAACGATTATTAAGCGTTTCAGAAGTTATTAACGTGGTGTTTTTATAAAGTTTTAAAGTAGTATCTGTTATAGGTTCTTTAGTTAATTTATTTGAAATAACACCTTCAATTGTTTGATTACAAGAAAGTGGAGATAAGGCTAAATTTACGGTAAGTTCTGTATTGTAACTGTTATCTGTTTTTATTTTAATTTCAGTAGGGTGGAAGCCTTCTTTGCTAGCAATAATTATATATTCACTATTACACTCTAATTCAAAGGAGTAGAGTGCATTATCTAGCGTGTTTTTTTCTGAAATAATAGTTCCATTTTTATAAAGTTTAAGGGTGCTATTTTTTATCGGGCTTGCCGTTGACTGATTACTTACTAAGCCCTGAACTTTTTGAGAACATGGTGTTGGAGTTAATTCAATATTTTTATTAATTTCAGTATCTAAAGTTGCATCGGTTTCAAAAGTAACTTCATTAGCGGTGTAATATTCCTTTTCTGCAGTAATTTTAAAAGTTTCATTACAGTTTATTTTAAATTGATAACTACCATCTTTAGCAGAAGTTAATGACTCTAAGAGTGCATTATTAGCATCGTATATTTTTAAAGTTGCATTAGCAACTGGTTTTTGAGTGTTTTTGTCAATTAATAGGCCAGTTACTAATTGATTACATTCAATTTCTTCATCAACTAATTTAAATCCATAAATATCTACATCTCCTTTTCCTTTTCGTCGATTTGATACAAAAAAACCGGTATCGTTATTAGGGTTGCTTACATATCCAAAATCTGCACTTTTTGAGTTTATTGGAGCGGGTAAATTTTCTACTTTACTATAAGTGCCATTTATAAACTCGCTTTTAAAAATATCTAAACTCCCTTGTCCTTTATGTCCAAATGAAGCAAAATAAAGGGTGTTGTTTTTATCGGTAAACGGATATAAATCATCATCGTAAGTATTTATGGTATTTCCTAAATTTTTAGGACTACTTAGTGTGCCATTTTTTAAAATATTTGAAACATAAATATCATAATAACCATAACTATCTGGCATATTTGCAGCAAAAAATAATTTTTTACCATCTTTACTTATAGAAGGGTTTTTTATAGAGTAGTTTGGGTCACTAAATGTTACTAATGAAACATTTGAGACGTTGAAATTAGCATCAATATTCGCTTTAAAAAGTTGTATCGATTCTTGTCTGTTTTTGGTTTTTTTAGTTGGTTCAGTATAGTAATTATAGCCACAAAAATAAATTGTTTTTTTATCGGGACTTAAAGCAAAATCACTTTCGTTAAATTTTATAAACGACTCATTTTCAATTCTGTTTGTTTCTATTATGTCGCTGCTATCGTTTAATTTACCAACATAGAATTCTAATAAAAGTTGTTTTTTATTAAGTCTTTTTGTTAAAGCAGCACTTCTATCGTTAGCGGTTTTTTTGGAGGAGGCAAAAATTACAGTTTTAGCATTTAAAAAATTTACACCAAGTTCTGCATATTTAGAGTTGACTTCAGAATTAAAAATTTTATATACTTTTTGTTGTCCAAATATTAAATTTGAAATTAAAAATGTAACTATGTAAACTAAATTCTTAGTCATAAATTTTAAATCTATTTTTTTGAAATTTTTTCAAATACCCAAGCAGGGCCAATTAATAAAAATTGTAAGTCTTTAAAAAAAGAAGGTTTTTTACCTTCTAATTTATGACCATAAAATTGCCCTATCCAAGCAAATACAAAAATAGCCAAAGAAGTATAAAACAATGGTAGAAAACCAGATAAATAATAATTTCCAAGTAAGCATAATAACGAGAAAAATAACATTTTTATAAATGTTGAATAAGAGAGTTTTATATAAAAAAACAACAATGCTATTAAAATTATTGCCGCCCAATTTTCAATAATAGGATTTCCAATATTCATAAAATTTGCTATAGAAGTAGATGGAATACACATAAATAATCCCACTATGCTAAAAAATATTGCAGGTACACAGTAAAAATGTATAAGTTGATTGGTTTTATTTTGATGGCTTACCGCATATTCATTAAACCATTGTTTTTGTGTTTTCATGTGTTTATAATTTTAAAGGCTATTAGCTGTTTGCTAATATAGTTTTATTGGGTAACAATACTTAAAAATTGTTCTAAATTATAAATCGTGTACGTTAACAAACGTTAACATTAATTAACAAATATTTATCTTAAATTTTATTTTTTTTAAATGAAATTTACCCAATATTAAAGATAAAAAAATAATGTTGTTATATAATATAACACAAAAACGAACCTTTATGATTGATTATTGTTTAAAAAAACGAGTTGTTTTACCTCTTTTTATGTTGTTTTGTTTAATTGAAGTATCTTACTCTCAAAGTGTTAAAGGTATTGTTTTTGATGAAGATAACGTTCCATTAGAGTTTGCCTCAGTTGCTTTATTGCAACCTTCAGATTCTTTGTTAATAAAATATACATCAACTGATGAAGATGGTAGTTTTGACATATCAGGATTTAAGCAAGGTACTTATTTACTTCAAGTATATTTAATGACATACCAAGCCAATCAACAAACTATAGATGTCTCTAGAAGTGAATTGAATTTAGGAAAAATTATCTTAAAAAAAGATGTAAATCAATTAGATGAGATTACAATAAATGCAGTTGTACCTATTAAAATTAAGCAAGATACTGTTGCTTTTAATACAAATGCATTTAAAGTTAAACAAGATGATAATGTTGGAGATTTAATAAAAAAACTTCCAGGTATTGAAGTCGGTACAGATGGTGGTGTTAGCGCACAAGGTGAAAGTGTTACTAAAATATTGGTTGATGGTAAAGAATTTTTCAATAACGATCAAACCATTGCACTTGAAAATTTAAATGCAGACGCTATTAAAAGTGTACAAATTATTGATGAAGAAAGTGATGATGCTAGAACAACAGGAATAAAAGATGGTGAGAAAAATAAAATAATTAACTTGGTTTTAAAAGATGGTAAAAAGTCTGGATATTTTGGGAAATTAGGTGCTGGTATTGGTACAAATGATAGATATTCAACAAATTTTGACTTAAACAGGTTTACTTCTAATACGCAGTTAGCACTTTTTGGAAAATTAAATAATATCAATAACACTGGGGCTACTGTTTTTAAAAGAGATGGAAGTATTGGGGGTTCTAGTGGTTTTTTAACAACAGGAACAGCTGGAGCTAATTATAATTATGAGTTTAAAAAAGATTTAAATTTTAATTTAGATTATAATTATGGGTATTCCGATAATGAAGA
This window encodes:
- a CDS encoding carboxypeptidase regulatory-like domain-containing protein, which codes for MTKNLVYIVTFLISNLIFGQQKVYKIFNSEVNSKYAELGVNFLNAKTVIFASSKKTANDRSAALTKRLNKKQLLLEFYVGKLNDSSDIIETNRIENESFIKFNESDFALSPDKKTIYFCGYNYYTEPTKKTKNRQESIQLFKANIDANFNVSNVSLVTFSDPNYSIKNPSISKDGKKLFFAANMPDSYGYYDIYVSNILKNGTLSSPKNLGNTINTYDDDLYPFTDKNNTLYFASFGHKGQGSLDIFKSEFINGTYSKVENLPAPINSKSADFGYVSNPNNDTGFFVSNRRKGKGDVDIYGFKLVDEEIECNQLVTGLLIDKNTQKPVANATLKIYDANNALLESLTSAKDGSYQFKINCNETFKITAEKEYYTANEVTFETDATLDTEINKNIELTPTPCSQKVQGLVSNQSTASPIKNSTLKLYKNGTIISEKNTLDNALYSFELECNSEYIIIASKEGFHPTEIKIKTDNSYNTELTVNLALSPLSCNQTIEGVISNKLTKEPITDTTLKLYKNTTLITSETLNNRSDFNFELECEATYKISIQKEGFLDAEITITTEKQTNFTFTTNIELTPVECKQKISGTITNKTTKELLKNVSIKLFKNQQLIETQSFEENYIFKVNCNENYKIQVEKDGFETSEIAINTDKQTDFNFINNIELTPVECKQKISGTIANKTTKELLKNVSIKLFKNQQLIDTQSFEENYIFKVNCNENYKIQVEKDGFETSEIIINTDKQTAFNFINNIELTPIECKQKISGTITNKTTNELLKNVSIKLFKNQQLIDNQSFEENYFFNVDCNENYKILVEKDGFETSEITINTDKQTAFNFINNIELTPVECKQKISGTITNKTTKELLKNVSVKLFKNQQLIETQSFEENYFFNVDCNENYKILVEKTGFETSEITIKTDAKNKFNQLKNIELIPIICKQKISGTIANKTTKELLKNVSVKLFKNQQLIDTQSFEENYFFNVDCNENYNIQVEKTGFETSEIIINTDKQTDFNFVNNIELTPVECKQKISGTIANKTTKELLKNVSVKLFKNQQLIETQSFEENYIFNVDCNENYKIQVEKTGFETSEIAINTDKQTDFNFINNIELTPVECKQKIYGTIANKITKELLKNVSVKLFKNQQLIDTQSFEENYFFNVDCNENYKILVEKTGFETSEITINTDAKNEFNHLKNIELIPIICKQTFTGKIIDEITGNRLNNLNILLFENNLLKATIDLKDLQFKFDLDCNTSFKIRIEKPNYESTEVLFSTDTKNNFEIEKIIKLKPIECYQTVKGIILDKKTNIPIPTATITVFSEGTKLDEINVNTDGSFNFKLDCKVNYNLTVSSRGYQTKSFGINPTLNYNIVNSKTIHLNPQDEFVYIRNQKMVKTNKLNFELNQDIITPTIAVEINKVVAVLQNYPSLKIEVKSHTDSRAPDNYSLELSNNRAASIISYIVSKGIDTSRVFGKGYGETELINGCSNGVRCSEKDHLINRRTEFIVIEE
- a CDS encoding DUF962 domain-containing protein codes for the protein MKTQKQWFNEYAVSHQNKTNQLIHFYCVPAIFFSIVGLFMCIPSTSIANFMNIGNPIIENWAAIILIALLFFYIKLSYSTFIKMLFFSLLCLLGNYYLSGFLPLFYTSLAIFVFAWIGQFYGHKLEGKKPSFFKDLQFLLIGPAWVFEKISKK